From the Daucus carota subsp. sativus chromosome 8, DH1 v3.0, whole genome shotgun sequence genome, one window contains:
- the LOC108197648 gene encoding ferric reduction oxidase 7, chloroplastic isoform X3: MSVLMLEITGLRFGLIGLFCLAFLFLPVSRGSILLRLIDIPFQHADRYHVWLGHLTMVIFSLHGLFYVIAWTMKGTVIQEMMLLLQSKKQVTVSIQNMMKLIAKRRCQTSGKVIWILVRTPPAKVCSKCETVMWNEERNNKAAQHSDPTFSICCRNG, translated from the exons ATGAG TGTATTGATGCTGGAAATCACAGGACTCCGCTTTGGATTGATTGGATTATTCTGCCTGGCATTTTTGTTTCTGCCAGTTTCAAGAGGATCGATACTTCTCAGACTTATAGACATCCCTTTTCAGCATGCAGACCGGTACCATGTATGGTTGGGACATTTAACTATGGTGATATTCAGTCTTCATGGCCTATTTTATGTGATTGCTTGGACAATGAAGGGGACTGTCATACAAGAA ATGATGTTGCTGCTACAGTCCAAGAAG CAGGTCACTGTCAGTATACAGAACATGATGAAACTGATAGCAAAGCGGAGATGCCAG ACTTCTGGAAAGGTTATATGGATCTTGGTCCGCACTCCGCCCGCCAAAGTCTGTTCAAAATGTGAGACTGTAATGTGGAATGAGGAACGCAATAATAAAGCCGCACAACACAGTGATCCTACCTTTTCGATTTGTTGTAGAAATGGTTAA
- the LOC108197648 gene encoding ferric reduction oxidase 7, chloroplastic isoform X2: MQSLWEKSVLMLEITGLRFGLIGLFCLAFLFLPVSRGSILLRLIDIPFQHADRYHVWLGHLTMVIFSLHGLFYVIAWTMKGTVIQEMMLLLQSKKQVTVSIQNMMKLIAKRRCQTSGKVIWILVRTPPAKVCSKCETVMWNEERNNKAAQHSDPTFSICCRNG; encoded by the exons ATGCAGTCTTTGTGGGAGAAAAG TGTATTGATGCTGGAAATCACAGGACTCCGCTTTGGATTGATTGGATTATTCTGCCTGGCATTTTTGTTTCTGCCAGTTTCAAGAGGATCGATACTTCTCAGACTTATAGACATCCCTTTTCAGCATGCAGACCGGTACCATGTATGGTTGGGACATTTAACTATGGTGATATTCAGTCTTCATGGCCTATTTTATGTGATTGCTTGGACAATGAAGGGGACTGTCATACAAGAA ATGATGTTGCTGCTACAGTCCAAGAAG CAGGTCACTGTCAGTATACAGAACATGATGAAACTGATAGCAAAGCGGAGATGCCAG ACTTCTGGAAAGGTTATATGGATCTTGGTCCGCACTCCGCCCGCCAAAGTCTGTTCAAAATGTGAGACTGTAATGTGGAATGAGGAACGCAATAATAAAGCCGCACAACACAGTGATCCTACCTTTTCGATTTGTTGTAGAAATGGTTAA
- the LOC108197648 gene encoding ferric reduction oxidase 7, chloroplastic isoform X1, protein MNVLLSFSYKRLFVSRLIKLLFDFCSVLMLEITGLRFGLIGLFCLAFLFLPVSRGSILLRLIDIPFQHADRYHVWLGHLTMVIFSLHGLFYVIAWTMKGTVIQEMMLLLQSKKQVTVSIQNMMKLIAKRRCQTSGKVIWILVRTPPAKVCSKCETVMWNEERNNKAAQHSDPTFSICCRNG, encoded by the exons ATGAATGTACTACTCTCTTTTTCATATAAGCGACTTTTTGTGTCTCGACTAATAAAGTTGTTATTTGATTTCTGTAGTGTATTGATGCTGGAAATCACAGGACTCCGCTTTGGATTGATTGGATTATTCTGCCTGGCATTTTTGTTTCTGCCAGTTTCAAGAGGATCGATACTTCTCAGACTTATAGACATCCCTTTTCAGCATGCAGACCGGTACCATGTATGGTTGGGACATTTAACTATGGTGATATTCAGTCTTCATGGCCTATTTTATGTGATTGCTTGGACAATGAAGGGGACTGTCATACAAGAA ATGATGTTGCTGCTACAGTCCAAGAAG CAGGTCACTGTCAGTATACAGAACATGATGAAACTGATAGCAAAGCGGAGATGCCAG ACTTCTGGAAAGGTTATATGGATCTTGGTCCGCACTCCGCCCGCCAAAGTCTGTTCAAAATGTGAGACTGTAATGTGGAATGAGGAACGCAATAATAAAGCCGCACAACACAGTGATCCTACCTTTTCGATTTGTTGTAGAAATGGTTAA